TTTCTGATATCGCCATAACGAAGCATTAGTGATAAAGTTGACATTGTCTTGGCTATTTCATCAATAGGGACGTCACCTGTTATAAAATTTTGTAACGCTTGAAATGCTTTTTCTAGTGCTTTTGGCATTCCGCAATAAAAGGCATCTTTCACTATTTCTGCCATTTCTGACAGTGTTTTTGCACCTTCTATTCTTTGCATCAATTCAAAAGCTGTTGCAAATTCAATTGTATCTCCTTTTAAGATTGTTTCCACAATTTCAATTTCTGTTTCTGGTTTCCATTGTAAAATCCATTCTTCTGCCCAAGTTGTATTTTCTTGGCGATTCCCAATAAGTTTTGCAAACGAAATATTCAAAACTCTCAATTTATGAAAAAAGAATGAACGCTCCAAGTCCATAAATGCTAATTTTTCTGATTGAACCCTTAATTTTTCCCTCAAATCTAATTTTATTTCTGTCGCTGTTAATGAACGATATTTTTCAAGTTTCAATTCCTTCAATAAATTGTAAAAATCTGACTGTATTGACGTTTGAATAGCTTCCTTTGGAATACTTCCTATTTTTTTCCCAACTTCAACATTCGCCATTGCTAAAACTAGTTCTGAGTAGCTTCCGTGTGCCATACAAGTAATCGCTGCATCTTTTATATCCTTCAACGTCGGTATTTTCCCATCGTGCAAATTTGCCAATGAAGTTGCTAGATGGACTGCCTCTATAATTTGAGCTGACGATACCATATTTCCATTTTCCCTTTGATATTCTGCAATTTTACTTAAATACATATATGTCGCAAAAAGTGGGTCTTCTTTTTCTAAACCATTCCACAAAAATTCATAATACCCTGGCGCCTTATTTCCAGCTCCATAATTTGAATAAGTCGACAATTTATAGTAAGAATAAGGCATTAACGTTTTTTTAGATTCTAATTTTGGTAATTTTTTGATTTCCTTTTCAGTCAAAATCAATTTGCCACTTTCTATTCCTTCAACATGAAAAGCCCCAACAACCATAGCAATTTCATCTATTTTGTAGCCTTCTTTACACACATCAGAAACGACTTTACACATGTACGACTCTCTAATAATATTTTTCGCATCAGACACCGTATTTGATAAAGTCAACTCCCTCAAATGTTTCCCATAATCTTTCGCTCCACTACGATATGCCTTATAATCAGAAGCCTGTTCCACTACTCTTTCCCAAAAGACTTCATCATCTGAAT
The DNA window shown above is from Leptotrichia wadei and carries:
- a CDS encoding DUF5682 family protein; this translates as MKKQNEGKPNIFGVRHFSPAGAHYLKNYLDEIQPKIVLIEGPSDFNELISEITGKNIVPPIAVMAYTLEAPIQTIVYPFAEFSPEYQAILWAKENGVECRFCDLPSSIFLGVESVKKNLDENPEENLNAYIYRKINEYSEDSDDEVFWERVVEQASDYKAYRSGAKDYGKHLRELTLSNTVSDAKNIIRESYMCKVVSDVCKEGYKIDEIAMVVGAFHVEGIESGKLILTEKEIKKLPKLESKKTLMPYSYYKLSTYSNYGAGNKAPGYYEFLWNGLEKEDPLFATYMYLSKIAEYQRENGNMVSSAQIIEAVHLATSLANLHDGKIPTLKDIKDAAITCMAHGSYSELVLAMANVEVGKKIGSIPKEAIQTSIQSDFYNLLKELKLEKYRSLTATEIKLDLREKLRVQSEKLAFMDLERSFFFHKLRVLNISFAKLIGNRQENTTWAEEWILQWKPETEIEIVETILKGDTIEFATAFELMQRIEGAKTLSEMAEIVKDAFYCGMPKALEKAFQALQNFITGDVPIDEIAKTMSTLSLMLRYGDIRKLDTKVLIPILEQLFLRVCLILPSESFCDNNAAVELAKSIIIMHTVVENHDFLDRERWYSLLLEISKRDDLNTKISGLAMAILLEAGKIDNEVLGKEVEKRLSKGVPADLGATWFEGLSMKNHYTLIARLGLWEKLQNYISNLDEEEFKRALLFLRRAFADFTSNEKHDIAENIAETWGLNKNDVSAVINDDLGENEKEIIAGLEEFDFDDI